The following is a genomic window from Mya arenaria isolate MELC-2E11 chromosome 4, ASM2691426v1.
TATTGTAGACACAACAATATCATACCATGTTATTCTAGCCTTGGAGATATGTGTGCCTTTTTGAATATATGTGAAACTGTAGTTGTTACACTGTTACAATTATATGAATATGTGTACATGAATTTGATGATCTCATTTTCTATTGACATTATAACTATGCAACTTGAGTTTGCGATGTtggttaaaaaagaaatgttttcatattatttgttCATCTATTTTCAAAAGAGGAAAAGTTGAGGTTGAGGTATAGACATAGCCTTTGTGATGTCAGCAGCAACTGTTTATGGCTGTTTGCATCATTCAAgaacttaaatgtttttgttacaattttgaaataagattATTTATGTAGCATGACTTTTCCTTTTGGATTGAATACTTGAGTCACTTGCTCGAAGATATTAAGAGGTTGGAAGTTAACATGGAGAAATGAAAATTAGTGTTATGCAAATTCTGTgcattatgaaataatattgttacgAGATGAAAACCTGATGTTATAAACGCTGTATAAGTATCCGTTTTATGAAAAGTtggaattgttttattgatcaaaCATCATATTTTTACTGTCATAGGTTTTACCTGGATCTTTCTACatatttttgcaacattttagaagaaaatcaactattttaaatttgaacaaatgtgactattcattaaatatattttattttaaaaatgttttactatagATTAAGTGACACTTCTGTATTGTCACGTTgacacatattttacaataaatttgtTTACTCTGGTATTCAGTCAGTTTCTTCAACACTGGTCCATGATAtaagttaaaacttatttattttacaacgatggtgaaacaagttttaaaaacgTTATATTTCAATCGCTcttgttggcatgatgttaGGCAAGAGTGTGGtgttgtgttgtgggggaaaccagaaTACCTgaaggaaacccacttgtccggcttccAAACTCACATGGTATTAGCAGTTATGAATTATACtatatgtatttgaattatttcataaattctATTCCATACTTAGTTCAAACTAGACACATGCATATTTGGCTATAAAAAGCTggtttgcaaaacaaatcacTCATAATATTTAGAAGTTCTATAGCTAAGTAAAAGACGACTAAGCAAACAAGATTACATCAAAATCAAAAAAGTTAGAGGTTGAAGTTGCAAAATTGCATTAATCTGTGCAAGCTTATGTTCTTTACAACTTGTCATGCGgacttaacattttaacaataatatggTCCTGTATACAATTTAGTTGCGATGGCGATGTACAGACTTCAACTGTAACTTTCAGTGGCGGTTCAGCATACAGACTAACTGTAACTAAATTAGCataaaactttgtacacatCTTTCAGATGACAAGTCAGTTCTCAAACACAAATCATGCCCATAGTTCTGACTTAATGCTTGTGGAATTATGCCTTTATAGCCATTGATAAACAAACCCAACAAGCATTGACATTTGCTAGTGGTCTTGTTACCtcgtttaaacattttatttaatgttgtgAGGCTTTTCAACAATGGCATTGATAAAAAATCCAGAACAACATTTCAAATGCTCTGGCAGATATTTGGTTGGTTTAACAGAGTCACAATGTCTGGTGCGAGCAAGATAAATGCCTATGGTTTTCTAACTCAATGTATGTAAAAGTAAAGTATAATGTAACCCAATTACTTTTAGTTTTACTTAGCCTTCTATTATTTTCTTgcgttttaaataaaagtaaacaacgcGTGCGCTTTTATTGACTTTTCTCAATACTTGTACTTAAACATAGTTGTTTTTGAGGAAATTCAACATGGAACAGCTTAAGAACATACCAAAAGGAAAACCGAAGTCTGGTCGGGTGTGGAAACGAAGTAAAACTAGGTGAGTTTCAAAAGTCACATATTTTCGTGACCTCCATAAAATAAGCAGTGTGCTGGTGCAAGCCCAAGATTCATGTGGATCGAATCACATGGGGCAGTTGCGTTGACATGACCCATAAAATGACCACATCCCtccttaaaaaaacattctatCACACAACCCTGTATATCATTATCAACCaaaattccaagaaaaaaatgacaaaaaatactAATACGGTTATCATGTAAAGAACCTCATACGGACGATGGTATTTTCGTAAAGTTCGtaacaaactttttttcaacCAATTGTCTCGAAACAACTTGCATTCTACTCAGAATATAATCGAGTTTCATCAAATGTACAACTGTAATACATTTCCATTAACAAAATGGATACTTTAAgacctagtccaaataattgtactttgactgatttttttaacatttttgatgtggcaaatccttcatgtacaaattgttttgtatcaaaagtgggtagttgttctgATCGGGATTccaggttaaagcatattgcatccataagatatcataaaaacaagaaatattactagataatgttattttatattagtttttttacacaaaaaataaatatccaacgaatagtTACGAGTTTGACAGGTTTTCTTGATTTCATTCTGTCTAAACgtaatgatatatacatgaagggcactagcacaaataattgtacgttgactgattttttttaacatttctgatatggcaaatccttcaggtacaaattgtttagtatcaaaagtgggtagttgttcagaccaggattctgggttaaagcatatatagcgtctataaaatatcataaaaacaagaaatattaccagataatgttattttatattagttccgtacacaaaaaaataaatatccaacttataatttgAGTTTGAcagcttttcttcatttcattctgtcaaaacataacgatatatacatgaagggcacctgcaaggcttcagggcacagttttaaatcgctctgaacatttcggccatggccaagttgttacgattgtataatgaggtctatctcgaagctttgtcggaggaggcagAGTTATTAcaattgtatcgagttgttcctcttcgcataattgttgtctatgtcagtcaactttcgttttattgaaaaggtaaacaacttgttttattgcattaaatgcttgtttagtgcaaaataacatttcacttacatggtaaaatatgaatataactctttatgatcaatttcaaccataaaatacttcacttaaaacaatttcaatttttttaaaacacccccgttttttgcacattcccgtttagacgttagagattggaagaatcccgtataacatgtctattattttagactagaagggcacctgcaaggcttcagggcacaattttaaaacaatcggaacatttcagccatggccaagttgttacgattgtatttacgaggtctatctcgaagcttgtcggaagTGGCCAAGTTATTACGATTGGATCGAGTTGTTCCgtttggcataattgttgtctgtgtcagtcaactttcgttttattggaaaggtaaacaatgtgttttaatgcattaaatgcttgttttgtgcaaaataacctttcacttacatggttaaatatgaatataactctgtATGATctatttcaaccataaaatacttcacttaatacaatttcaatatttttcaaatacccccggtttttgcacaaaccagtttagacgttagggattggaagaatcccgtataacacgtatTTAAGACTACTTTAAGACCCAAACTCCGAAAAACCCTTGGTAGGCTATTCCTTACCACCATTGATATCtgtgttttcaacaaaattttgCTTGTTTCTGCAAATTGAACATATGAGAGATGCTGTCATCCCGCGTAAAAACCTACACTCATGACAGTTGAACTGTGTTGAAATTTTCTGGTAAAAAAGGtgtttaatatgcatttatgaaGAAAACATGGGCTACATGCCAagatttaatcatatttatctTTGCAGTAAAGTGTTTTTGATGACAAATATACTGAAATGACCAGTGAAGCCAGAATTCAGGCTTATATGTATTGAGTTTCAAAAAGCTTTAGTTTTAAACTCAAATGGAGGCTTATGAGGGGAGAAGCTTGGAAAGCATTTGTTTTCTATCCCATCACCAAGAGATCATCTGGCCATACTTCAAATAATGGTGATGTCACTGCCTTCTTGCATAGCTTCTTTCAGCTCTGTTTCACAGAATGACACCACCATATTTAAAGACCTCTGCAACTGCCTCTACTTATCAGTGACCTTATAGTGGGTCCAGGGATGTTAATAGCATTTACTTAGATTCACTTCGTTGTACTGTTTAAATAAACAGATTAATCCCCCCATTTCAGATTCTCAGGGATGACAATTGACAAGAATCTAAAGACGTCATGGGCAAAAAAGATGGCAATAAAAGCGGAGAAGAAATCGGTGCTGGAGTTCCAGAGACGACTGAAAGAAGAAAAGAACAAGAAACATGAGGTATGTCATCATGGTGAAGCCTAGTGCTGGAATGCAATAAGTGCAGATTTAAATAGAGGCAAttattgagttcttgcattTAGGTGTGACGAATATTTGGTCGATTTATAtaccttttaaataaaataaaaaataacaatgagttgTGCAATGATTTTTAGAAAAATTGATATTAAGATACTCAACAGATTGTAAAGTGAACATCATGATCTCTAATATGATTTTACTTATTATACTAACTAAGTAAAATAACACATACCGGTACTGTAAATTTTTCTTAATAGTGTAAGCACGGTTTCTTTTGATTGTGATTGAAGTTGTGTTAACTTATGCTAAGtcagtttgatattttgttgtGGGGGAGAATGTAGAAAACCGGCTTGTCCAACATGATGACCATGATCAAACCCACATATGTCCAGGCTAGGAATCAAACCTGGGACCACTGATGAGAAGCTTTTGCGTTAACTGCGACGCTAATTTGACAACCTGTTTTGTCAAAAGGCGGTTGAAGAAATGGTCATAATATCATACACTAGTGATACCTTAAATGTATCTGAACTGGATGAAAAACTGTACTGCCATACTTGAATTACAAATTATGTTAGTAATCaagttcaaattgttttttagGAAAAGCGTGTTAGATCAgatgaaaacaagaaaagaagACTGGAAAATGAACGAAAGGCTGAAATAGTTCAACCAGTAAGTTATACCTGCTCATGTATAATAGTCACATTTGGAAAGCTTTCTTGTCTGATGTATTTAGTAAACTAGTATAACTTAAAAATGGAGTACTAAGTTTGGAGATTCCAGACAAAGAAgtagttgttttaaaaatcttgataccaaaataaattGTTCATATAACTTCTTTATCTGCCATGATGTTTAATTTTTCTGCTGACCTGTTTCAGATCAAGAACACAGCAAAGATAAAGAGGATGAAAAAGAAGCAGTTGCGACAGATCCAGAAGAGATGAGCGATATGACTGAAAGTGATTTTCCAATCTTTTAACTTGTCTGTGACAGAAAAGAGAGAGAAATTCCACAGGATCTTCATCCATTTGTTAATGattataagaaaatatcattgcaatctttttttttcaatatttagtttTGAATTTGTATAGGAATAATGACCATTAAAGAAAGAAAGCATATTTGGTGAACTTCAGTGATAAGACACCAGACTATggttattaaattttattcagttaTACAGATTTTGTACCATAACATTTTGCTAGGATTTTTTGGCAAATGTCCATTAGAAAGTTAATAAAGACAGCAAAACAGACGACAAAACGGCATTATGAATAATTGGTACTTATATTAGGAATGGTAGGTTTAGTTAAATTCACAGTTGAATTAAGTGGCAGTGTATGgttgtttgttatattatggtctacatatttttgtaaattttaactcatttgaaatgttatatgacgagttgttacatatatttgttcTATCATTCAACAACTGCGATTTAACCACTCTTTTCAtgactattttattttattttttacccgtaaaatgcatatttaatatatgtgaatatttctatgtagaaaatatatatacaaagggAATGAACTCTTCATATTGTGACTTGCTCACATCAAGCTATTACTTTCCCTGTATGTGCTAAGATTATTAAGTGAAATCTTATGGCCATTTTTTGCAATGTCAAATTGTCTCCCAGTGATTGCCCTGaattcatgttttgtaaatcaTGCGTCATAGAAAAGATTGTTTTACGGTAATCATTATTTGATCTTGCctaatatgttttcattattcTAATGTTAAATGTTCACAAGATGCTCATGCACTGACATTTATATGAatctttcaataaaaatgtcattttgcaCAGTGGTTCAACATATCTAATTCGAGACCAGGATTTGACATAAAAGGGGGAGCATGTTTTGGCACACCTTTTGATATGCGCCCCCTCCCATTAATCTAAAGTGACATTcttcttcaaaatcaatacatacacatgtataacaaatataaattttgagtgatacatctttaactacttactaaataatacatatgtgaTGTATTGAAAATAACTAATACTGAtcacaagattgtaaccatgtttttaatagctgaaaatgcaaaaatattaaaagattggtgttatctaaaagatttactgtcaTCTACTAtaatctcataaggtagaaataccgtgttttctgcacctttctttcaaattaaactcggtatccttcataaggaccatgttttctatgtttattcatcctttttagtatatcaaaacaaatgtattaattgtggtaaatcttatttgggagtaagagtgcatgtttaaaatatagGCTCTAAAAGACTTTATGGGGTATTCTACTCAGACTCCTCTGCATTCTGGTGTATTCTATGTACAGTTGCTACCTGGGACTActcatttatatgtaaatgatatgGGGCTtatttttgttcgaaaataGACTCGACTAAATTTTTATGCAAAGCAGTTCTGTGAATTCTATGCTGTAATCAAGTTGCAATTGATCCACATTTTATATGCGGGGACATCTTTATATAGGTTATAATCATTATGGtagaatgattacattttaaacTCGGGTAAATGTATGATGTATTTCACAGTCTTCATTCATATACTGGTATGAGCCATTGGCAAGTTAtattattgcttttttataagGGTGGATAATGGCATAGAAAGCTATGTTCTCATCAGTCCAATAGGTTATTATTATGGTTGGCCGATGGTCCATAGAAATATCTAGTCTTAGTTTACATGGGctaatttgaaatgaaaaagaaatatttgtttaatgccCTCAATTAAATGCTTCTAAACCTAGGGCCTGTGTCCAATGTATAGAATTATGTTGAATTGGATGCAATAATCCAAAGATTCAGGACTAAGTTAGccatttgatatattaaaagaCCTGAATTTTTTTAGTGGTGAAATGTTTTTGGTAAACTACACAAGGGCTGCAGAGCAAACACTTACACATTAAAAAGGGATGTAACTCAACCATAATTTAAACCAGAGTTCTGGGCTAAGCTTTTCGAGTGCATTTTGTCTCTGACAACTTTTGTAccaagtttgtttttaatatcttCAACTGtctttatgtatttttacaatGGCGGCACTAACAACGTTGCCAGAACTTTGACAATGCCACTTCTTCTTAGAAAAAAAGATGAGCTCCTGTTAAGAATTATAGGTATGAAAACTGAAAAGgttttttaaacaagtaaaatgcagatttttttaaaaattgtttttgaaattgttcatgtgttaaaaaaagttggcaTGCTATAATATAATATCAGATAGTTGGAAAAGGTCATTCACTTTTGGCTACAGGTGATAACATGGATATAATTACTAATTTATTCTTGAGCTAACTTGTGGACAAAGATTTAATGATAGATATTTTAGTTTCTTCTGAATCATAACCATTTATCATTTATGGGTGGCGATTCCTTTGATTTCTCAATGTCACTTCTTCGTGACCCCACCCTAGATGTTCTGACAAATCATGAATtggaaaatgtataaatatatgttttaaagagaCGTAACcactttttttaagaattttgtttaatgttttggcAAAGGTAAATTGTATTTCCCATGCTTTATAATTAGGCTTTACATAGctacaaaatgataaaactgcAATGGTACGCGTTACATAATTGATGGCCAATCGTAGGGCGAAATTAGAGCCCACTCGTATTCTAGGATTTAAGTGAtttctttgatttgttttttgttgtggttttaataagcataaaaatgaattaattcagATGCAAAGCAAATATTAGAAAATCCTTAAGAAGTAGCTCATAAACAACTGCATTTTAGGTAACTAATACACTGATGTTAAAATCACCtgattagaaataaaaaatatctggCTTCTAATTTACTGAAATGTATTAGAAATCTTAACAAATATtaccttctcattggacaaaatatgaTGTTGAACACTTATATCGCAAAGACCACAAAACACACATACAGTATTTTAGAGGGGCACTAGAACCGATGCCTTTTTACTTTACAGCtaatgttcattcattttatttttccataATTTATACAAGATTACATTCATGCTCTAAAATGCAACTAAACCtgcaaaaacacttttatgaaGATGTTTAAGGTTTGAATTATTGCTTAATTATAAGAATTACAGAGCATTTAGAAGCACTTTAGGACCAGATTACTATCTTAAGAGATGgtgaatattaaatgttttcaattaacCTATgcttaaatgatatattgactTTTTACAAACACATTACCATACTATTTTGTGAATTTGCTAATTTTGACTTGCTTTGATCTTTTCTAAgcatttaatttagttttgcaTTCAAAGGTTTAATGAAATTGGATTATGCTAAAAAATTATGTTCGTTGCAATCTCATATTTGCTTTGATTCAAAGTCAAAGACATTTAGTATAGCcctttttatagataattgtttatttgaaggTATGCATGGAATTTATCGTTCAGGTTTGGCGCAGCCGGACGAACGATTAATGTTCATATTGATGTCCTAAATAAATGATTACGTTtataatggttaaaattaacaaagctTTACCTCACTAATATAtaattagacaaaatataaagtaaCACCTTCAATATGAACGACAGGTGCAATATTCTTTATGTTGACGATTCATGCTATACGCAAGATAAATAAAATGTCGATGAAAATTACCCTCATCTAAGTTGAAAAATGCTGTTATTACCAAGATCTATaacaaatgaaatttggtaGGCGGAACGTATTCATACACGTTCTACTAGCATTTCTCAGCCCTGACcgtattatgcaccagtcaattgtaaccacgcccccggCCAGGGAGGGTGGGGTTATAGCGGGGGAAATGAGCCGTGTTTATACTTTCCAGATGGCCCCGTAGTTCCGACTGAATGCGGTGGTTGTgtttcgcgccgaaaatagccGTGGGGCTTTCTTATGATGTCTCCTGAGTGCAGGAGGATTTTACAAGCAGTTTGTCCTCGCagtgcggggattttacctgggaatGGCTCGAccgtaagtcaaagtccccactttTACCCCGGACCAGGGgtggctgtggttacaattaactggtgcataaacCGTTCCCTTGTCAGCATAACGATTTGCTCAAGTGCAAATGTATGCAAtcaatacacatatatattcttttgtGTAAGGAAATATTGTAACTTAATTTCCTTTATGGAAGTTGACGCTGTTTATTTACCATCCGTAAACCACAGGAGACAGAAGGAAACAATTTTCACGTGTTCATGCCTATATATACTATGTACACACAtgtgtataaagaatgtataggttagtaaaataaagtatttatatacacatacgtgtatacatatatagtgtaggaaacataaacacatttataaacatacgTGTCTATAGTATATATTTTCtagaaaagtataaaaaaatgtattcatacataCAAATGTGTTCTTTGAGTATATGTGTCTTTAGTATATATAGTCTAggaaagtatataaaatatacacatatgtGTCTATAGTATAATTATATAGCCTAGGAAagcataaacatatttaattgcaattttgtctttagtatatatatataggaaatCATGAAAAATTTACTCATTTCGTGGACGGTTctaatattaaagctgcactctcacagattgaacgtcttgacaacttttttttttttttttttgtctttaaacgagccatttttttgcgaaaatccatggacacaagttatataagactgctgacaaaaatatagaccgcagatttttatatttaagttcaaaaattgatgttttatgcatgtttcttaaaccgttagtaactgtttaagccataaaaccttaatATTCgagcggaaatatgaaaatctacgatctgatttattgtcagcaatcatatattATTGCCATtggattgcagatatttacgcaaaaaaaggttgttaaacggtatatctgtgagagtggagCTTTAAAATGCATTCCATCATGGAAACATTATACAAACACATacttatttgcatttaaacgttcaatacatgataaaaacaacattatttcaacGTAATAATCAATCTATGAACAATTTGTGTACGGTGTTCGGTCCGGGTTTCAGTAGCATGTTATCTCCCCTTACAAGCATCATATAGTGATACTGTTATGAAAGGGGAAGTAACCCTGCATGTAGTTTGAGTCCGTTGTGTGGTCTACCGAGGTCACCGCGTGGGCGACGGGGATTATCATCGACTGCAGTCCTCTTgataaactgtttatttaagaCCTCGCTGCCTCGGGTTACATTAcactttgaattttaaaaaatgcaaagcTTCACAATACAATCTCGTGCAAGTGTTGCAATTATAGTTGGACTATCCTTGGAGGGAAATGTTAGTAGGTATCTGACAATAGGTTTCGTGGGTGCATAGTTAACATGCGAGAggtatttaactatttattgTCGCTTCTATTATATCAGTAGGTTCATGCCTTCCATCAAACATTGAGTTCTCCCATTTACACCATGCAAGTAAAATAAGCTTTTATGATATGTCTTTGTTAGTTGAACGTTTAATGTTACAACTTCTGTGAAATAGATCGCTATCATCAGGGTTACGACGAAAACTTATTCCTAAAAATTTGAGACACCTAGCCAAAAATTCTCGAAACTACATAAGTCCCTTATAAAAAGaataagctaagctcactaatTTCGTGTGAGAGTTTTCGTATTAATCACTAAGTCTTCGTTAAGATTTTTTAGACTTTAAATTCTAATTATCTTTATCATAATCGcaataaactatttttgtttatcataatttaatttaattatgtgTTTTGGTTTATTGAATCAAGCTACTTAGGCTTGTAAAGCTTAAGGAAttttgagaaatcggggccacgaatattaaaatatcctttCTTACCCTCTTATATAAACGATGTGTGACGCTGGCCACAAAACACGCTGGTTTTAGCTAGAGAATTATGGAAGGGTCCTGCAACATGTCCTCTTTGGTAGTACCCTTCTACACCAGTATATGGACCAGCATGGGTACCCTTCTACACCAGTTTATAGACCAGCATAGGTACCCTTTTGcattcatagaattaaatgcatttgactgtcaacttttcttttgttttggttaaaacttatgcaccagtcatttgtaaccacgccccccccccaggtccggagaatagcggggactttgactttcggtccagccaagcccgggcataatctccgccctgcggggacgatctgctggtaaaacccccgccaaatgccccctcacccaagggaccctagctatatttggcgtgaagacaaaaccatcgcagtcacccggcactgcggggcccccaagtccggagaatagcggagactttgactttcggtccagccaagcccgggcataATCTCTGCCCTGCGTGGACgatctgctggtaaaacccccgccaaatgcccccgcacccaagggaccctagctatatttggcgtgaagacaaaaccatcgtagtcacccggcactgcggggccacctggaaggtaaaaacacgtcccatttcccctgcttccccagtataccccccgacctggggggggggggggggcatggttacaattgactggtgcattatgataATGTTATAGATGCATACATAGTGTATATGTCAGCTTCAAGCTGTTCCCTCACTGAATGACCGTTtggacattttttatgtaaatctttgacaaacatttatataagacttctgacaaaatatcagatcgcatttttcatatttacgttaaaaaataatgtattatggctaaaggcgttactaacgctttaagaaaattgagtgattttttgccataaaaaacagtgaaaatggAAACCTGCGATCTTATCGTTTGTCAGCACTCTTAACACTGGTTTCCCAGCattaaggcaaaaaaaaaatgactgattctaaaacaaaaaataaaaaaagttgtcaatacGGTCAATCTgagagattgcagctttaaactataTACTACTTCTAGTTAACATGTACTTAAACAGCCCACTCCTTACTTAGAGCAAGCGTGTTTGGGCTGCTAACTATTTC
Proteins encoded in this region:
- the LOC128230242 gene encoding coiled-coil domain-containing protein 86-like; the encoded protein is MEQLKNIPKGKPKSGRVWKRSKTRFSGMTIDKNLKTSWAKKMAIKAEKKSVLEFQRRLKEEKNKKHEEKRVRSDENKKRRLENERKAEIVQPIKNTAKIKRMKKKQLRQIQKR